The Thunnus albacares chromosome 11, fThuAlb1.1, whole genome shotgun sequence genome contains a region encoding:
- the igf2bp2a gene encoding insulin-like growth factor 2 mRNA-binding protein 2a isoform X3 — protein MQVLDGLLAQYGTVENVEQVNTDTETAVVNVTYATKEEAKEAIEKLTGHQFDDYSFNVSYIMDMDAAPPVQAARTRRGGRSSRDQGTPQPGPSGGFGALRPRQHDFPLRMLVPTQFVGAIIGKEGLTIKNVTKQTQSKVDIHRKENAGAAEKPITIHSTPEGCSSACRMILDIMQKEANETKTTEDIPLKILAHNSLVGRLIGKEGRNLKKIEEETGTKITISSLQDLTIYNPERTITVKGSLEACCKAEAEIMKKLREAYENDIAAINQQANLIPGLNLNALGIFSSGLPVLPPAAGPRGAVTPVAPAGYNPFLSHSSHLSGLYGVPPASAIPHQHSQQAPEQEVVYLFIPTQAVGALIGKKGQHIKQLAHFAGASIKIAPAESPDVTERMVIITGTPEAQFKAQGRIFGKLKEENFFSAKEEVKLETHIKVPSTAAGRVIGKGGKTVNELQNLTSAEVIVPRDQTPDENDEVFVKISGHFFASQTAQRKIREIIQQVKQQEQKHQQGAAVSPHHSK, from the exons AGCCATTGAGAAGTTGACAGGACACCAGTTTGACGACTACTCCTTCAACGTGTCATATATCATGGACATGGATGCTGCTCCGCCCGTCCAGGCTGCTCGCACACGGCGCGGGGGTCGATCGTCCCGGGACCAGGGCACTCCTCAGCCTGGGCCCTCAGGAGGCTTCGGCGCTCTGCGCCCCCGGCAACACGACTTCCCCCTGCGCATGCTCGTGCCTACTCAGTTCGTGGGAGCCATCATCGGCAAGGAGGGCCTCACCATCAAGAATGTCACCAAACAGACGCAGTCCAA gGTGGACATTCATCGGAAGGAAAATGCAGGTGCGGCAGAAAAGCCCATTACCATCCACTCAACTCCGGAGGGCTGCTCCTCCGCCTGCCGCATGATCCTGGACATCATGCAGAAGGAGGCCAACGAGACCAAGAC gacGGAGGACATCCCTCTGAAAATCCTCGCCCACAACAGCCTGGTGGGGCGACTGATTGGGAAGGAGGGCCGCAACCTGAAGAAGATTGAGGAGGAGACAGGGACCAAGATTACCATCTCCTC GTTACAAGACTTAACCATTTACAACCCTGAGAGGACCATCACGGTGAAGGGCAGCTTGGAGGCGTGTTGTAAAGCCGAGGCGGAGATCATGAAGAAACTGAGGGAAGCCTACGAGAATGACATTGCTGCTATAAAT CAACAGGCCAACCTTATCCCAGGCTTGAACCTGAACGCTCTGGGCATCTTCTCCTCTGGTCTGCCGGtgctgccccctgctgctgGACCACGCGGTGCAGTGACCCCTGTGGCACCAGCAGGATACAACCCATTCTTA AGTCACTCTTCACATCTCAGTGGCCTGTACGGGGTTCCTCCAGCAAGTGCCATCCCCCACCAGCACTCA caacagGCTCCAGAACAGGAGGTTGTCTACCTCTTTATTCCAACTCAGGCAGTCGGAGCTCTGATTGGCAAGAAGGGCCAGCACATCAAACAACTTGCCCACTTTGCTGGAGCTTCCATTAAG aTCGCCCCAGCTGAGAGCCCAGATGTTACTGAGAGGATGGTTATCATTACTGGAACCCCAGAGGCTCAGTTTAAG GCCCAAGGTCGGATATTTGGAAAGCTGAAAGAGGAGAACTTCTTCTCAGCGAAGGAAGAGGTCAAACTGGAGACGCACATCAAGGTTCCCTCGACTGCAGCTGGCAGGGTCATCGGTAAAGGCGGCAAGACG GTGAACGAGCTGCAAAACCTTACTAGCGCTGAGGTCATCGTACCGCGGGACCAAACTCCAGACGAGAACGACGAGGTCTTTGTGAAAATCAGTGGGCATTTCTTTGCCAGCCAG ACTGCACAGAGGAAGATCCGGGAGATCATTCAGCAGGTCAAACAACAGGAACAGAAGCACCAGCAGGGCGCCGCCGTGTCACCGCACCACTCCAAGTGA